The genomic segment AACATCACCTGATCGGTCACGTCGAGCGCCTCGCCGTGCGGGTGATCACAACCGGGCGTCGGAATGCGTTCTGTGACAGTGAAATTCGCCGGATCGATAAGCGATAAGTCGTTTCGACCTTGAACGGCGACGACCATCCGGTCGGCGGTGGAGTCGTAGACGATGTTTCCGACCTCGCCGCCTAGGGGGACGGTGCCCCGAATAGCACCGGTGTCGGCATCGGCCACCGTCTCGGTGCCCGCCGACTCGTTGGTCGTCCATACGGCGTGCCGGATCGGGTCATAAGCCAGCCCATCCGGATACGAATCCGTTGCAGCGCGAAACAAGACCCGCCCGGAGTCCACGTCGATGGCGACGAGTTGGTTACGACCCGTCGCCGTCGCGTACACCCGCCGCTTCTCGGGGACGACGAGCACACCGTGGACATCGGGCAGGTCCGGAAGAGTGCGAACCACAGCGTGGGTTCGAACATCGACATCGATCAGTTCGCCCGTGCCCATGTGGGCGATGAAGAGCCGGCCGCGATCACGATCGAGTGCGGTGTAGTCGAATCGCGCTGGGCCGCCCGTCAGCGCCGTCTCGAATACTCGCCGCAACGGCAGCGGACTCGAGTTCAACGAGGCCGAGCATGCAGCCACGAGCACGAGGCCGACCAGTCCCGCCACCGCTCGCCTGCGCGATCCCACGACACCATATTTCACGGCGGCGGCCCCGACAGCTACCCACCAGGCTCGGGACCCCCGTCAGTGTCGGGGACCGACTGATCCGAAGTCAGCTGACGGCATCGGCCAGCGCGGACAGCGTCTCAGCGGCGCTGTACTTGGGCTGCCAGCCGAGAAGATCTCTGGCCCTGCTGGTGTCCATCACCGTCGATGCCCGGCCGGCATGCAACCACTCCAGCGCCGAAGGCGCGAACGGCAAGCGCGCCAACACCTCCGAGGTGGCCACCGCCGCGACGTGCGGCACCTTGATCGG from the Mycolicibacterium crocinum genome contains:
- a CDS encoding YncE family protein, which gives rise to MGSRRRAVAGLVGLVLVAACSASLNSSPLPLRRVFETALTGGPARFDYTALDRDRGRLFIAHMGTGELIDVDVRTHAVVRTLPDLPDVHGVLVVPEKRRVYATATGRNQLVAIDVDSGRVLFRAATDSYPDGLAYDPIRHAVWTTNESAGTETVADADTGAIRGTVPLGGEVGNIVYDSTADRMVVAVQGRNDLSLIDPANFTVTERIPTPGCDHPHGEALDVTDQVMFVGCEDNAAMVTVDLTTRAIIDDRGVGESPDVLAYDPAARRIYVAAESGVVSIFDDDHGRLAPRGSGHLADGAHSVAVDPATHRSYFPIAKGRNGSPELWEFEPAG